Part of the Nicotiana sylvestris chromosome 5, ASM39365v2, whole genome shotgun sequence genome is shown below.
CGCAATTACTAATAAAAGAAGACAATGTGCTATTGAAAATAAGgaatttctttcatttttgcgCCAAAATTCGTGAGTTTCGAGTCAGAATCGCGGCCCTCTTGACGAGACgacattagggttgttcttgaacaaagacgacggagtttggggcggagcaacttgaagagcctgttacctttttttcattgtatttcaatgtatctcgctgtattctatgtatttcattgtattcattgtctttttttccattgtatttcaatgtatcccgctgtatttcatgtatttcattgtattcactgtctcgctatattccatgaatgtattcatatatatattttttaattaatataatttatgtattcagatgtatatatgtattcaaatgtatctgcagtatgtattcatatgtttttgcactatagatgacctgctatacttcatgtattcaatgtatttttatgtatttaactgtattcaatataattatataatttctctgaagattgctatgtttttggggtgtttttagattgagaatcttttttataactgaaaatacaaattttgtatgttataattgagttgagttatattaggagtctattatgttaattgattcactttccgtttaaaaatagtTGAATAGACCATGAATTGCTACGTTACTGTATTTGCAAATAcatatcgtgaatacagtcgaatacaataatttgtctagctgtaatcccctgtttcacgccgtgaatacagtcgaatacaataatctgtctagctataatcccctatttcacgcagAGAAATGCTACTGTATTTATGGACACAACaacttaaatacatcgaatacactctaaaaaccTGAAAACATAGttataggaagtaatatagtaaatgatagctacaactagctaataatcactaaacaatagtggtttGTGAAAATTTCTCTATTTATTTTTTGTCAACAGACGCTTTTAAGTTTAATGAAAATTTTATGGACTAAATACCATTCAGCTCCTTTttttccatttcttcttcttttcacaAAAACCACCACAAttctttaattttaaaagttttaaatttttgtttggtGGTTGAAATTCGAAGTTAATATTTAATTATCATTAAAATCATTTGAGTATTAACTATTTGCACGTAAAATTTTTGTTCCGGCACTAATAATTTGATGACGTGCTTTAACAAATTTAAGTCTTTTTAGCCCTTAGAAAGTgtttgaagaaaataaagtaaaggtgtgtttggtatgacagAAAACATTTTCCATGAAAAATGTTTTCCTAGAAAATATTTTCCCGAAAAATGTTTtcctagaaaatatttttccGAAAAATGAGTGGCTAAATCActtattttctcttgtttggttggtgagtgaaaaTTTTTTTCCGAAATATTTTCTAGTTTTTAGTTAGAGAATATAAATATTTataggaaaataattttttctgtTACTCTCCTCAATCCGCTTGTTCCAAAATTCTCATATTTCTTGTACTACTTCCCCATCACCCGGATGctattttcttcaagaatttaattattcttttcaAAGTTCACACAAACCCAAAGGAACTAATGCGTTGCTACTTTGCTTTTCACACAAGAACAACGTTGAAATTTGAACTTGATAGCTTAAAAGGAAATACTTTATTTTGTTGATAAAGAAAGTATcgtttctacaacatgaaaagaaaTTACTCATTTTATTGAATGAAAGAAAATGCTTTCTCTATATCATCAaaaaaaatactcattttgttgaagtgaaagaaaatattttttctagatcaggaaaagaaaatacttagtttgttgaaataaaagaaaatactttttcttaattttttctacgtcatgaaaagaaagtactttttTTGTTGAAAcgaaataaaatactttttctatttcaagaaaagaaaatacttaaTTTGTTGAAAcgaaagaaaatacttttaatacatCATATTTtgctgaaataaaaaaaaaatactctatctacaacatgaaaagaaagtactcatAATAATAGTTCTATTTAGGGTGGGTGGTGGGCGAGGTTGGGGTAGGTGGGGTGTGGTTGAAAAAGAGGGTGGGCGATGGGTGGGTGAGATGGAAAATAGAGTGGAGAAGGTTGAAAAAacgttttgaaaaatattttcccttattttgacagggatgttacaccccatgttttcgtacttaggagtacgtcgtaagtcaattgatgtaagctcagaaatgaaatcatctttgaaaaatttataaagtaagttaatcatgttatcaTGGAAGTTaataatatttaagatcatgaataaaaaGTACCAAGATGgctggaaggcttagaagctaaacgaattgaagaagataagttttgtcgaaagtTTTTGGTATTACACTGCGTTCTAAGGTGACGTataatgaatatgagacttgttaatcatgattgAATGAGTGTAAAGCCATAATATTaatatatatgatgtttggacaTAAAATATAATGTTTTGGAAAAATTGGATTTAACTTACGGAAAAATCGAGTTAAGATTTGCCTTGTAACGAGCCGTTTTGAGAAATTAAATTCGTAAGATTTATGATGTCATTTTGGGACATATATCATACCAAAATAAAGGTCTTGGAACCTAGTTTCCAATGGACAAACCCATTTATTCATACGACATCGAGATAGAGAAATATAGATTTTTAAATTAAGGGTCACCAAGTGACGTTGCCGCACTTCGGAGAAACTGGCAGGTTTATAGGCCAAGTTGCGATgcaattttctcccaatatattgAGAATTACATGGATATCTTTATATTGAATTAAATCTCTATGTGTCTAGTTTTCAatgcttcaaaccgtttgtcaatacaatatcggagtagagagatacaaGTATACGAAGTGGCACTGCTCAAGCTGCCAAGTAGGCAGCTTACCGACCTGCTTGGAGAATTTAGGCGGTGGGCTTATAAGTTGTCTATATCCATTATATTTCGTCAATATCCAGAGATCAATTACAGAAAAATACTCTCAAATTCTCCAAGAACTTGTCCAAGGTTCCAAGAACTAAACTCAAGAGAAATCAACGCAAATTCTCATCAAAGGTGTTAAAGCCTACAAGAGAATACTTCTATgatgttgtggtgtgattgagggctATTGTGAGCTAAGTTGGGATGGAGTTTCGAGTTGTAGCTGCTGTCCAAGGTATGTATAACATCTTCTTAATTGTGCCTAAGGTTAATCTTgtgttggttgtgttgtttgagtgaaaaaccATAAGATGCACTTGAAGGAACATGAGAACGGTTGTCTTTTTGGTTGGACTGTTTTGTGGTTAAAAACATAGTTCGTGGCGGCAAATTATGAGAAAAAATTTGATAATGTTATGGCTACTGTTGTTAAGCTTTCCTAAGTGTTAATTAAAtttattgaagaagaaaagatgaaaaacaaGTGATTGACGATAAAAATTAAGGTGCTAGATGTATGGGGCTGTTTTGGAAGACATTTTGTGGAGgttttaaactagaaataatatgGTACATATAAGTATGATGTTCTAAAGGATGTAAACTAATTTATGGAATAAGAGTTGGATTCAGTTTATATCTTGTTATGAGTAAAAAACGAGCTTgccgctcaatatgattattaagATAATTGGAGAAACTCATATTGGGTTATATTGTTATTGTTGCTAGTGTTGGTTATATTTGTTATTGTTGGGCTATTGATGACCCTTAGTGGTCTTTGGGATATATTAAAATAGGGGAGTTGCTGCCCGATTTTTCTTAAGTCATGCGACTAGCCAAATACGATGGTACGACATTATATGTCAACGACAATATCATTTCACTTGTTGTAAATGCAAGAAGTTATGTTGAGCTTGGTTGAGTAATAAGGAAGAGATCATACAGGTACGttaaggctaatcccttcctccattttggcatgatctcgtaattacacaagtttgataacgaggcataaagagaaattcatattgctggatttatgtacatttttctagtctcataagttacagtattctcccttatcatattcaattgagtattgtcttcttccagttatgagagcagagagtctatatatatagtattacagtattttcattaccatcgagctataatcgatgggcagacccctattAGGCAACctatgatcagatggtaagttatatgccgagcctactgtggccgagtgcctatgagcgagcccatcataaccgagatacagagcctagtacggccgagcgcctatgagcgagcctactacggcaaagcagttatatatatactgagccttatagggccagtcaactattttacttactatattgagagagttgagtcagtatcagcatgtaagcatatcttcagattatctttgactctcagttactttcagttattatattatcagttcagtttcagctttcagttattctgttgccttacatactcggtacactatttcgtactgacgtcccttttgttggGGGATGCTGCATTTTATGCCTGCATTCCCTGATAGGTAGTTAGATAGATTTTCCCAgtagacagagtcaaacatcagcttggttcgTACGCTCCATTTtctcggagttaccaggtcttTACCTTGGAGactattttatatatacaggtttgatgggtaggtcgaggccttgTCCCGATCATGAtacagttcagttatctctagaggcttgtagacgagttATGTATATTTTGGTCTATCAGTAGACGTTCATGGCGGCCTCATATATATatgagcttttgggtatgtttatcCCTTAAATGAGAGAGATGATATTTTAAGATGATTCAGAGTATgacctcatcggcctaagttaagggttacccctctagagttcacagttacagagtggtacaCTCGGGCCGAGTATGGCATCGGGTGCTCGTCGCGACCTAtcgatttggatcgtgacaagggAAAATATTTCCTCTAATTGGATGGAAATGAGATcatgaaaaaaaatattgtttaaaACATTTGAGCTAACCAAAGATGAGAAAATTAAAAgttatttttcgaaaaatatttttattcataccaaacacacccttaatcaTATAGTATTTGCATTTGTGATCAACTATATTTTAATTAATCTATTAAGCAAGTCTTACAACTATTCAACTTTAGTATTTCCTCCGTTTAATTTATTTGATATTCTTTTTCTTTATGGAACGTCTCAAGTAATTTGACATTCTTTCATTAACAATACAACTTATTCTATACAAGTTACACATTTTTAAGAACAATTCATTTTACTATACAAGTATAAATTTTCACGTGATATTTTCTATACTAGTTTTCACACTATCACTCTAATATTTCTTCAATTACTTTCGGTATGCGTTCGCGGTTTGGTAGGGCTTTATCATCATTTCCTATTGCGGTTTGGTAGGGCTTTCTCATCAATTCCTACTCATTAGGTTATGTTATTAAAATTGTACGTAATGACATCATAAAATGACGAAAAATGATACAATATATACAAATATTATATTCatcaaaataatacaatacaatatatTCAAAGAGCCTTTGTATAATTTACGAATTCAGCTTAGTAGGGACCTAAATACAGGAATTTTTTTTCTCAGAGTAAGACCACGCTTTATGACGAAAGGGGAAGAAATGACAGATCACATGTCGATCTGTGATCAAAGAAAACTATACCTGAAGAACGGGATAGAGATTGACAAGCACAAAAGAGTAAGCTTGGCTATTAATCTACGCTCATTGATGAGACGACGACATAGAAAAGAAAGTATACCTTTTGTCACCTtgtcacttaaaagtaaagaAGAGATACACACTTTGGAATCAAAATTTGGTGGAATTTGGGATGGAATCAAATGCACTTGCGGTTAAGACAAGTCCTGCATCTCCTACGTAATGCAATTGACCGACCCTCCATTTCTTTCTTTCAATAATGCCTTCGCTTCAGTTCAAAACGCTATTTACCAAAGAAAgattaccttttttttttaatggAAGAAGTCGAAGGGGTGAACGAGCACTGCGGTAACAAGCCGTaagaaagatgagcagataatTCCTTCTGCCGGCCTTTATAGGAGTAGGAGAGTGCATGGTGACCAGAGATTGAGCCAGGATTTTAAGTTTGTGGGTTCGAGATTCTAATCATATTAAGTTACTGGGTTCTACATTAATAAATTGTACACATTTAATGAATTTTTTCTAACAAAtacaaggttcgaaccaaaattaCTGGGTTCAACCGAACCCGCATCGGACTCTCTAGCTCCGCTCCTGGTGGTGACATAGACAGACATCCAATCCTGCAGTAGCTAGTTGCTCGGCCTTAATCTTGGGCTGATCTCAGACTTCAATCAACCCCGTACcatatgtaacaaccatccaaacaatgGGCTGAGAATTCCAATGCTTACACAATATATATCCAACAAAATTAGATGTACCAAAATTCATGAAATATAGAAAGAGTTCCAACCTGatcactactactactactacaatATACCAACAAAAATCTGAtaaaataaacaggtaaaatatTTTGATAAAATGGAATTCAAGACATTCAAAATTGTGAAAAACCAAATGCCTATTAATTTTGTAGTCACTTTTTGCCAATGACTTTTTCCTTGACTGTTTCCCATGTACCCTTTTCTTCCTCTTCGTTCTCTGTTGCCTTGTCCAAGACCTTCTTTCCCATCTCTGAAATTACCTAATCAAAATAAATTAAGAATCATAATAAGTTGTCAAGTATATATTAAGATAATAAAATGCTGGCATGAAATAATAGCATTACAATATTTGACTAGTATCTGTTCTTATTATCAGTTTAATATATGATATGTGGGCCATTAAAAAATATGATGGCCTATTGACAACTTCAACCAAGTGTTACTTATTTCGTTCGAATTATAATTACCTACTTATATGTTGTGTTTGGTACGatggaaaatattttctgaaaaatattttttttaatttttttcatattttgttggtttaaatatttgaaacatattttCCTCAGGAACTGATTCTTATGTAATTAATAATTCAATTTTTTACCCTACAAAATAAttaaacatgaaagaaacatTATAGGTCTGATTAAATTTGGAAAAATTAAAGTCGGAAAAAAAACAAATTGTAAATAATAAATGGAATTACATCTCCAGCACTAGAAGAGACAGTCTCTTTGACAGTTTCACCAACGCTCTTTACTTCTTTAGCACCTTCCTTCACTGCTACTGCTGCTTCTTTGATCTTTTGGGCCGTCTCTTTATCAACTTTTGCctgtaaaatttatatattttccAAAAGAGAAAGGAAGTACAAAAAAATGTTCAGAACAATACAAACAAATCATCACTTTAAGAGTAAAATAAACATGTACCTATTAAGAAGAAAATTCTATGTATATATTCAATGGTGTGCTCCAGTGGTCAATGAATTAGGTGAATTCAAGACCTAAATACTagtaaaaaaaaggaaagagagggATGGAATTTCTTTCGCTTTTGGCATAGCGAGCCCCTGGTGGAAGGCTTGCGGGACAGGCTATTAGCTCAGTGGTAGAGAGCGCCCTGATAAGTGCATTGATGTGCCTTGGCTAGGGCTGCTTCGGGCGGATTGagcggttatttactcttaacggtttggCTTAACGGTTATCtgcttttaaatgtattaatcaGCTAGCCATCCGATAAGATATCAGGCGGATTGGTATCGATTTACCTCTTATCGGGCGGTTTACGGCCTAATTCAACCTATATTGTACGCTACAGAAAAATGACAGTAGAATGGGAGATAGTAGCAAGATAACCTTTTTGGGGCATTTGCAGCAATTTAAGGGCATAAATTCGAAGGTAGATGGTATCATTGGCAAGATTTAGGACTTCATGTTAGCTAGACAGTACAATTTATCCATACAGATCAAATGGTTCTTCTCTGTTTGTTGTGGAAGCTTATTGTTTCCCCATAATCACGAGCATATACTAAAACAATACAATTTAATGTTAAAGTAGAGACCACAAGTTCAGATAAAATTTCCTATTTGTGAATTCATAATTCCAAATTAATAAGCAATTGAAGAATATAATATTACGCAGTGCACAAAAGAACATATCGGAATCTAAAAAAAACATCTTCATGCAGTTCATACTTTTCACATTTTCCCTGACCTTTCTTAACGGGCTAACGGGCTAacggattatccgttaagaaaattgaataattcaCCCCTAAATCGATAAGtcgttaataaaaaaaaattcaatctgTTCCCCGTCTATTAACCCGTTAACCCGTTACCAGTAAGCCATTAAGCTTCGGTTCGGATCGGTTTTCGGTTTCAGAtcggttttgaacacccctagCCTTGGCTGTGAGGCTTCTCAACCCCATAGATAGTTCAATGTGCTCATCAGCGCCTGGCCCTGAGATGTGGATCATCCCATGCGTCCTAAATTTTAGTTTTGCAACTCAATTTTTCAGGGCCTCGGTCGCACTTATTAGGGCGCTCTCTCGCTTTTAACATAGCGAGCCTTGATCGGAGGCTCGCATGAGGGCTATTAGCTCAATAGTAGAGAGCGTTATGTCTCAATAGTAAAGAGCTGCGAGGGCTCTCTGTCACATGGATAGTTCAATGTGCTCGTCAGCGCCTGATCCTGATCCTGAGATGTGAATCATCCAAGACACATTAACATAGCGTACTCCCCCTGTTTGTATCGGAGTTTGAAACCAAACTCCTCCTCAAGAGGATAGACAGATAATTCGGATAAGATTCAATGTAGATCCAACTTTCTATTCACTCGTCGAATCTTGGATAGTCCGAGTCTTTTTAATCTATCCTAGGTCTTGGTGAACAAAATTACTTGATGCATATTAGGAAATAGTACGTAACACATACTCACAAAAAATAATCTAAATACTCACAAACTGATCCGAACACTAATTGTTCTTTCCAAATTCTAAAAACTAAAATGGGAAAATTGAAACTTACTATTTCAGAAGGTCTTGTGGCAGTAACAAAGCCTCTAGAAATAGAAAAACTAGTAGCAGGGACTAAAACTCGAGCAGAATTAATGGAGTTGGACATAGTGAAAGCAAGTTTCAAGTTATTAGCCATATTGCTTCTTCTTCTAATTTTGCAATTTGCTTTTTCTTTGCTTTAGACGGTACGGTGATTTTTTCTGTAGtatattttcctttttgtttgtcCCCTATTTTAGTTGTTGTGTTGTCGTGTAAACTTGTTTGGTGGAAGCCAAAGAGGATGCCACGTGTCTGGTTTCTGCGACTTTATTGCGAAAatggagaattttttttttttttggtcaagaGAAAACTTCTCTTGTATGGCTATTAAATTGTCTGGACCTTTTCAACTCGGTTTGAAAAAATGGCCAAATCAgtaatttctttaatttttttcacTGATAATTAACCTAAATAGTTATCTACCAAATCGATTAAACTAAATATAATCGGTGAATATATAACATGTGTATAATtcatatataatttatttataattatatgtaatcaatgcataacttatatatatacccactagaaaaagtaaacaatgaattCGATTGGCTATTATGAtcacctaatttttgaccatgTTTGAATTTATTTTCACTTTTCACACTCACTTCCCACTTCCCCCACTTTCTCTATTTACTACCCACTTCCCCCACTCTTTCCACTCATATTCCCCACCTATATTCCTCATTCTTCCATCACATAATCTCTACTTATAACATACGATACACACACAAAAAGGGGCGGAAATTAGCAAAACATTTCAGCCATAGACCCCCCCTCAAAACCAACAAAACGAGCCTCAAAAACAGCCCCGAAAATCTGCACAAAACAGTCCAAAACGAGCCTAAAAAACAGCCCCAAAAATCTGCACAAAAACAGTCCATTAACGAACTCTGAACCGCCATGAAAACCAACGAAAAGAGTTCCAATTCCATCCCAAAAACAAGCTAAAAAAACCATCAAGTAGCTCGAAAACAACCTCCTTTTCCTCATAAAATAGCAGCGTTTTTGGGTCAAGAAACAATTGAGGTTTTTGATCGATTTTCCAACGACGTTTTCCGTTCATATTTGTCCACAGATCCTGCCTTGTTTTTGACTTCAATACTGAAAGACAATCAAAGTTCAAAGTAACATGACCTTGAGGTTCATTTCTAATTTTTTGCCGTTTTCGCTATCTTTCAATTTTAGAATATAATGGATTCATTTTTTGTTGAATGTGTATTTGTTTGGTCATGCCCTCATTTTACTTCAATTGCTTATTGTTTTGGACATTAATTAGATTTGCTGTATTTTGGATATATTTATTTGTTATGGTAAATCTTTCTTGATTTCATTAGAATAAGTGGTTGGATTTAAACCAATAATATTTTATTGTTAAGAGATTTGCATTTAGTAAAGATTCTGGGCTATTTGGCTTTTTAAGTGGAGAACTAATCTGTTTGGCCAGAAATTAAAAGTTTggagtttattttttttttttatatatgtttcATTCTCTTCCTAGTCGCATTAGTTAGTAAAGACATAGGAATAAATTGTTGGGATGTGACGTTAATGGGTAATTATCTTTTTGAATAGATTCATAATAGCTAAAATCATAAATTTCTTCTACAATTAATTCCATTCCCTAATTCATGATCTTGCATTAATCTCAAATGTAGTAGGAAATAATTCATGAACATCCTAAAAtactttaggcgcgattaataatgaACCATCGtaactatgggtacggttcccgtggcatagtcatgatgCGTAAATAATTCAAGTGCGCGTTTCAACCtcaacttcaaataataataataaacatattATAAATAGCGGGTGCATTTCACGTGGTGCagtttgcaatgtgtaccaaaatgacaagtgtacgacatcgtaatttgttcaagaaataattccataaatctttaaagaaataaataattaaaagccattagaaagttaaaaatgcacaatatgcTTTAAACacgtaataaatcagataattaggccaattataaatagtttaagcgaccgtgctagaaccacggaatccgggaatgcctaacaccttctcccggg
Proteins encoded:
- the LOC104249677 gene encoding uncharacterized protein, translating into MANNLKLAFTMSNSINSARVLVPATSFSISRGFVTATRPSEIAKVDKETAQKIKEAAVAVKEGAKEVKSVGETVKETVSSSAGDVISEMGKKVLDKATENEEEEKGTWETVKEKVIGKK